One genomic region from Bradyrhizobium icense encodes:
- a CDS encoding DUF4173 domain-containing protein — translation MVCNFPIQTGNAIMVDFTAPASNLGSAQEGTFAAKAAIVLALAALADWLFYGHGIGISAAIFAVAVACGSLLANLATLNRKQTLKAGTLLLIALVPAIEEFNVASLTFMVLALGLGLLLTTNRDRHSLAERAAALCDLYLVGPFRFLRDAIGAFNLPSLKTGFAVWLIPIALGGIFVFLLVSANPLLEKWISLLNPGNTASYVSLGRVLFWIVALSIVWPFIHVRWSATRQMPAGLAEAAALAQGMPSRQNDFFGVATILRSLILFNLLFAVQTVLDVAYLWGNATLPSDISYASYAHRGAYPLIVTALLAAGFVLAAMRPGGPAEQSKVIRPLVYLWVAQNVLLVMSSILRLDLYVQIYLLTWWRIAAFIWMVLVAVGLVLIVARIALNRSNDWLIRANLIALTATLYVCSLVNFAAIIADYNVSHSREAGGKGVWIDMNYLVSLGPQALPAIDRAIALRGFDPALVSRRSCLVEQQKKETASWRSWGFRHWRLQRVLETQPKSSTAG, via the coding sequence ATGGTTTGCAATTTTCCAATCCAGACAGGTAACGCAATAATGGTCGATTTCACCGCGCCGGCGTCTAATCTCGGCTCCGCTCAGGAAGGCACCTTTGCCGCCAAAGCAGCAATCGTTCTTGCACTTGCTGCGCTGGCCGACTGGCTGTTCTATGGACACGGCATTGGAATATCGGCCGCCATCTTTGCGGTCGCCGTAGCCTGCGGCTCGCTGCTCGCCAACCTCGCCACTTTGAACCGAAAGCAGACGCTCAAGGCTGGCACTCTCCTGCTGATCGCCCTTGTCCCCGCTATCGAGGAATTCAACGTCGCGTCCCTGACCTTCATGGTGCTGGCTCTCGGCCTGGGCCTCCTGCTGACAACCAATCGCGATCGACATAGTCTCGCCGAACGAGCGGCAGCGCTGTGCGACCTCTATCTGGTCGGCCCGTTCAGATTTCTCCGCGATGCCATCGGCGCATTCAATCTGCCGTCACTGAAGACCGGCTTTGCCGTGTGGCTCATTCCCATAGCTCTCGGCGGCATCTTCGTGTTTCTGCTGGTATCGGCCAATCCATTGCTCGAGAAATGGATCAGCCTGCTGAACCCGGGTAACACGGCTTCTTACGTCAGCCTCGGACGCGTACTGTTTTGGATTGTGGCGCTGTCGATCGTATGGCCCTTTATCCACGTACGGTGGAGCGCCACGCGGCAGATGCCGGCTGGTTTGGCTGAAGCGGCGGCACTGGCGCAGGGAATGCCGTCCCGCCAAAACGACTTCTTCGGCGTTGCAACGATCCTGCGTTCGCTGATCCTGTTCAATCTGCTATTCGCCGTCCAAACCGTTCTTGACGTGGCCTATCTCTGGGGTAATGCGACTCTCCCTTCCGATATCAGCTACGCCTCCTACGCCCATCGAGGCGCCTATCCGCTGATTGTCACGGCGTTATTGGCAGCAGGTTTCGTCCTGGCCGCCATGAGGCCTGGCGGGCCGGCCGAGCAATCGAAAGTGATACGGCCGCTGGTCTATCTATGGGTGGCGCAGAATGTGCTGCTGGTGATGTCGTCGATCCTGCGCCTCGATCTCTATGTTCAAATCTATCTGCTGACCTGGTGGCGCATCGCGGCTTTCATCTGGATGGTGCTCGTCGCGGTGGGCCTTGTGCTCATCGTCGCTCGGATCGCTCTCAACCGCTCGAATGATTGGCTGATCCGCGCCAACCTCATCGCCCTGACGGCAACGCTCTACGTCTGCTCGCTGGTGAATTTTGCGGCCATCATCGCCGACTACAATGTCAGCCATAGCCGCGAAGCCGGCGGCAAGGGAGTATGGATCGACATGAACTATCTGGTGTCCCTCGGGCCGCAGGCCTTGCCTGCCATCGACCGGGCCATCGCCCTTCGCGGGTTCGATCCGGCCCTTGTTTCCCGCCGTAGTTGCCTTGTAGAACAGCAAAAGAAGGAAACGGCTTCCTGGCGCTCCTGGGGCTTTCGGCACTGGCGCCTCCAGCGTGTCCTGGAAACCCAACCAAAGAGTTCGACCGCAGGTTAG
- a CDS encoding glycoside hydrolase family 3 N-terminal domain-containing protein, whose translation MKILKRIGLILVWLAGAIFVFAAANKNDPYLISLRGPGNIVLATVSIVVAVILIRCGYWRRGVAGRTLILLWCLPSLSMLGAHASFEWRKQRVLQADAAQVQSLGRHFIVGYSSFTEVAVLAGKGLIAGIYITKHNVAGSSAARLKDEISALQAKRRAAGLPPLIVAADQEGGIVSHLAPPLTKLPALSTLASLAPDVRAEKAEAFGRIHGHELAALGVTLNLAPVLDLRPELKRNRFDFNTLIGRRAISDDPAVVAEVARAYVSGLEASGVGAAVKHFPGLGRVRADTHHFSADLDTPLDELEASDWIPFRKVLAGSKAQLMIGHVTLTSVDPDRAASHSKLVVDGIIRKKWKYQGVVMTDDLVMGAIYQRDVCTAVVDSLNAGVDLLLVAFDGAQFHRIFTCAMAASAEGKLDAGILSDSEMRLKGAFPAD comes from the coding sequence ATGAAAATTCTCAAACGTATTGGCCTCATCCTGGTCTGGCTCGCTGGAGCCATCTTCGTGTTTGCGGCAGCCAACAAGAACGACCCCTATCTGATTTCGCTGCGCGGGCCCGGAAATATCGTTTTGGCCACGGTGAGCATCGTTGTTGCTGTCATCCTCATCCGCTGCGGTTATTGGAGAAGGGGCGTCGCAGGGAGGACGCTCATCCTGCTGTGGTGCCTGCCTTCGCTATCGATGCTCGGTGCGCATGCTTCGTTTGAATGGCGCAAGCAACGCGTTCTGCAGGCCGACGCTGCACAGGTGCAAAGCCTTGGACGGCATTTTATCGTTGGCTACTCGTCATTCACCGAGGTGGCTGTTCTTGCCGGGAAGGGGCTGATCGCGGGCATCTACATCACGAAGCATAATGTCGCCGGATCGTCGGCAGCGCGCCTGAAAGACGAGATCTCGGCGCTGCAGGCAAAGCGGCGCGCTGCCGGCCTGCCGCCGCTGATCGTTGCGGCCGACCAGGAAGGCGGCATCGTATCGCATCTGGCGCCGCCTTTGACCAAGCTGCCGGCGCTATCGACGCTTGCGAGCCTGGCCCCGGATGTGCGCGCCGAGAAAGCAGAGGCATTCGGGCGCATCCACGGGCACGAGCTGGCGGCGCTCGGTGTCACCCTGAATCTTGCGCCGGTGCTGGATTTGCGACCCGAACTGAAGCGCAACCGGTTCGACTTCAACACGTTGATCGGCCGCCGCGCGATTTCCGATGATCCGGCGGTGGTCGCCGAGGTCGCGCGAGCTTATGTGAGCGGCCTCGAAGCCTCCGGCGTCGGAGCTGCCGTGAAGCATTTTCCGGGGCTCGGCCGCGTGCGAGCCGATACCCATCATTTCAGCGCCGACTTGGATACGCCTCTCGATGAACTCGAAGCGTCCGACTGGATTCCGTTCAGGAAGGTGCTGGCCGGTTCGAAAGCGCAACTGATGATCGGGCATGTAACGCTGACGTCCGTCGATCCGGACCGCGCCGCGTCGCATTCCAAACTGGTCGTCGACGGCATCATTCGCAAGAAATGGAAGTATCAAGGTGTCGTCATGACCGACGACCTCGTGATGGGGGCAATCTATCAACGCGATGTCTGTACTGCAGTGGTCGATTCGCTCAATGCCGGCGTCGATCTGCTGCTGGTTGCCTTCGACGGCGCGCAGTTCCATCGCATCTTTACTTGCGCCATGGCGGCCTCGGCCGAGGGAAAGCTCGACGCCGGCATATTGAGCGATAGTGAGATGCGGCTAAAAGGGGCTTTCCCCGCGGATTGA
- a CDS encoding S24 family peptidase, giving the protein MLDIKLIERGLEKPGKTKGGLAAAMGVRPGAVSEILSGIRLIKASEIAPIMEYLELNSVPIMGRVGAGASIEPEHEQVPPEGLGEIELPFPIAEETIAFEVAGDSMLPKYENGDVIVVYREQRHPLSSFYGEEAAVRLKTGERYLKTIERGKSPALVNLTSFNAKPIIGVKLEWIGEICVTLPRGQIERLRNKAARARKAIKATGRRTPDK; this is encoded by the coding sequence ATGCTGGACATCAAGTTGATCGAGCGAGGCCTGGAAAAGCCGGGCAAGACCAAGGGTGGGCTGGCGGCCGCGATGGGCGTTCGCCCCGGCGCGGTTTCTGAAATTCTTTCCGGGATCCGCCTGATCAAGGCATCCGAAATCGCGCCGATCATGGAATATCTCGAACTGAACTCGGTGCCGATCATGGGCCGCGTCGGCGCCGGCGCCTCAATCGAGCCGGAACACGAGCAGGTGCCGCCGGAAGGCCTCGGCGAAATCGAGTTGCCTTTCCCGATCGCGGAAGAAACCATCGCCTTCGAGGTGGCCGGCGACTCTATGCTACCAAAGTACGAGAATGGCGATGTTATCGTGGTCTATCGCGAACAGCGCCATCCGCTGTCGAGCTTCTACGGAGAGGAAGCCGCGGTTCGCCTGAAAACCGGCGAGCGCTATCTGAAGACGATCGAGCGCGGAAAATCCCCTGCGTTGGTCAACCTGACGAGCTTCAATGCCAAGCCGATCATCGGCGTAAAGTTGGAATGGATCGGCGAGATCTGCGTCACCCTGCCGAGGGGCCAGATCGAACGACTGCGGAACAAGGCGGCGCGGGCTCGCAAGGCGATAAAGGCGACCGGACGACGCACGCCGGATAAATAG
- a CDS encoding recombinase family protein — protein sequence MAIVGSPKRTDRPQLAKALEACRLHGAKLVIAKLDRLSRDAHFLLGLEKAGVDFVAADMPNANRLTVGIMAMVAEEERRMISKRTKDALAASKARGKRLGGVRYRADGLRVTITTEIQRAAVAADIGPTIRELQAGGATSLRSIADGLNAAGIPTARGQGKWSAVQVQRVWGRIS from the coding sequence ATGGCAATTGTCGGATCGCCTAAGCGTACCGATCGGCCCCAGCTTGCCAAGGCGCTGGAAGCCTGCCGGCTTCACGGCGCCAAGCTGGTCATTGCCAAACTGGACCGGCTATCGCGCGATGCTCACTTCCTCCTGGGCCTGGAGAAGGCCGGTGTCGACTTCGTTGCGGCCGATATGCCGAACGCCAATCGGCTGACTGTAGGCATCATGGCAATGGTGGCTGAGGAAGAGCGGCGGATGATCAGCAAACGCACCAAGGACGCCTTGGCAGCCTCTAAGGCTCGTGGCAAGAGGCTTGGGGGTGTTCGTTATCGTGCTGACGGCTTACGCGTCACCATCACCACAGAGATTCAGCGGGCCGCTGTAGCGGCCGATATCGGCCCAACTATCCGAGAGCTACAGGCGGGCGGCGCTACGAGCCTCAGGTCCATTGCAGATGGCTTGAACGCTGCCGGCATTCCGACAGCGCGCGGGCAGGGCAAGTGGTCTGCGGTCCAGGTGCAGAGGGTCTGGGGAAGAATTTCATGA
- a CDS encoding cold-shock protein, protein MATGTVKWFNATKGYGFIQPDNGGKDVFVHISAVERAGLSSLNEGAKVSYEVLANRGKESAENLRVG, encoded by the coding sequence GTGGCGACAGGGACAGTGAAGTGGTTCAACGCGACAAAGGGCTATGGATTTATTCAGCCCGACAATGGCGGCAAGGACGTATTCGTCCATATCTCGGCCGTCGAGAGAGCAGGTTTGAGCAGTCTGAATGAGGGCGCAAAAGTGAGCTACGAAGTCTTAGCAAACCGCGGAAAGGAATCCGCCGAAAACCTCAGGGTAGGTTGA
- the bamA gene encoding outer membrane protein assembly factor BamA — MEIRRITQRSRSFRSGVTICRLAGALGLIFATPFVAEAAPPPPDTIIVEGNRRVDAETIRSYFRPSPDGHFDDAARDAALKALIATGLFDKVSIERAGDRLVVHLSEAPVLDRVAFEGNKKVKDTDLAAAIESKPRGALQRATVQSDVGRIIEAYRRVGRAEVSVDPQIIDRGNGRVDLIYAVTEGAKTPIRQIDFTGNKAFGKRQLSAVIKTSATHMLSFLTGGNVYDPDRVAQDQEQLRLYYRSKGYADVSVSPAKAEYDPAAKGFTLNFAIDEGPLYHFREVIVACNVPGMDCDKLRALPTAHPGAVFDGNAVDKSTELLAIEMAKLGFPFAQATPRLTRNAATQRIDVAFVIEQGSRAYIERIEIRGNTRTRDYVIRREFDIAEGDPYNKTLIDRAERRLKNLNYFKTVKISNRPGSAPDHVILDVEAVDQATGDFNIAGGYSTVDGALVEVKVGERNFYGTGKNVQASFTLGQYARGINLAASEPYFLGTKVAAGIELFGRQTDVSSYQSYGSTTYGARLQLGTPITEEIGVQWRYAIYNQNITLSPNGSGLTPSLAVRQAAAAGPTWVSAPGSTTTYSTLDNTKSPTSGIRSELSQDLAGLGGDVKFLKTTEDVRYYKSLNSDLVGMVRAQGGYVTGWGGQQVPLMNNFFGGPTMVRGFAPNGFGPRDLTPGTTMDNVGGSAYWATTAELQSAIPGVPNEYGLRATAFVDAGSVFRYSGSTASLQVANKNVVRSSVGAGLTWASPFGALTVDYAVPLTKAAYDVVQPLRFSAGGF; from the coding sequence GTGGAGATCCGACGCATCACGCAACGCAGCCGATCGTTCCGATCGGGGGTGACCATTTGCCGGCTTGCCGGCGCCCTCGGCTTAATTTTCGCAACACCGTTCGTCGCCGAAGCAGCGCCGCCCCCACCGGATACGATCATCGTCGAGGGCAACCGCCGCGTCGACGCCGAGACTATCCGCTCCTATTTTCGCCCCTCGCCCGATGGGCATTTCGATGATGCCGCACGTGATGCTGCGCTGAAAGCACTGATCGCAACGGGCCTGTTCGACAAAGTTTCCATCGAGCGCGCCGGTGATCGGCTTGTCGTGCATCTGTCCGAAGCGCCTGTACTCGACCGCGTCGCATTCGAAGGCAACAAGAAGGTCAAGGACACTGACCTCGCCGCCGCCATCGAATCCAAGCCGCGCGGCGCGCTGCAACGGGCCACCGTGCAGTCCGACGTCGGCCGCATCATCGAGGCATACCGGCGCGTCGGTCGCGCCGAGGTCAGCGTCGATCCGCAAATCATCGACCGCGGCAACGGCCGGGTCGACCTCATCTATGCCGTAACAGAGGGCGCAAAGACTCCGATACGGCAGATCGATTTCACGGGTAACAAGGCCTTCGGCAAGCGACAGCTCAGCGCCGTGATCAAGACCTCCGCCACCCATATGCTGAGTTTTCTGACCGGCGGCAACGTCTACGATCCCGACCGCGTCGCGCAAGACCAGGAACAGCTACGGCTTTACTACCGCAGCAAGGGCTATGCCGATGTCAGCGTGTCACCGGCGAAGGCCGAGTATGATCCGGCGGCAAAGGGCTTCACGCTGAACTTCGCAATCGACGAAGGCCCGCTTTATCACTTCCGGGAAGTCATCGTTGCCTGCAACGTTCCGGGCATGGATTGCGACAAGCTTCGTGCCCTTCCCACCGCGCATCCAGGCGCGGTGTTCGACGGCAATGCCGTGGACAAGTCCACCGAGCTTCTGGCGATCGAAATGGCAAAGCTCGGCTTTCCTTTTGCCCAGGCGACACCTCGCCTCACCCGCAATGCCGCCACGCAACGCATCGACGTCGCCTTCGTGATCGAACAGGGATCTCGAGCCTATATCGAGCGGATCGAAATTCGCGGCAACACGCGCACCCGCGACTACGTGATCCGGCGCGAATTCGATATCGCCGAAGGTGATCCCTACAACAAGACATTGATAGATCGGGCCGAACGGCGCCTGAAGAATTTGAACTACTTCAAGACGGTGAAAATATCGAACCGGCCTGGTTCAGCGCCCGATCATGTCATCCTCGATGTCGAGGCCGTTGACCAGGCGACCGGCGATTTCAATATCGCCGGCGGCTACTCGACCGTCGATGGCGCGCTCGTCGAGGTCAAAGTGGGCGAGCGCAATTTCTACGGCACGGGCAAAAATGTCCAAGCTTCCTTTACCCTCGGCCAATATGCGCGCGGGATCAACCTGGCCGCATCCGAACCCTATTTCCTCGGCACCAAAGTCGCGGCCGGAATTGAACTCTTCGGCCGTCAAACCGACGTGAGTAGCTACCAATCCTATGGCAGCACCACCTATGGTGCGAGACTGCAACTCGGTACGCCGATCACCGAGGAAATTGGCGTGCAGTGGCGCTACGCAATCTACAATCAGAACATCACGCTGTCGCCGAACGGTTCGGGCCTGACGCCTTCGCTGGCCGTCCGGCAGGCGGCGGCCGCCGGCCCGACCTGGGTCTCCGCCCCCGGCAGCACGACCACCTACAGCACGCTGGACAACACAAAGAGCCCGACCAGCGGAATCAGATCGGAGCTCAGCCAGGACCTGGCGGGACTGGGCGGCGACGTGAAGTTCCTGAAGACCACGGAAGACGTGCGCTATTACAAATCGCTCAATAGCGATCTGGTTGGCATGGTGCGCGCTCAGGGCGGCTACGTTACCGGTTGGGGCGGCCAGCAGGTACCGCTGATGAATAACTTCTTCGGCGGCCCGACCATGGTGCGTGGCTTTGCCCCGAACGGATTCGGCCCACGCGACCTCACGCCCGGCACCACGATGGACAATGTCGGCGGCAGCGCCTATTGGGCAACGACCGCCGAACTGCAGAGCGCGATCCCTGGCGTGCCCAACGAATACGGTCTCAGGGCCACGGCCTTCGTCGATGCCGGCAGCGTATTCCGCTACAGCGGATCGACGGCATCGCTTCAGGTCGCGAACAAGAATGTCGTACGCTCGTCGGTCGGCGCCGGTCTGACCTGGGCCTCCCCGTTCGGCGCCTTGACCGTCGACTACGCCGTGCCGTTGACGAAGGCGGCCTACGATGTGGTCCAGCCCTTACGATTCAGCGCGGGAGGGTTTTGA
- a CDS encoding winged helix-turn-helix domain-containing tetratricopeptide repeat protein — protein MRFNFDNHILDTDRRELRRGSELVAMQPQVFDLLVHLLKHRDRVVTRDDLIALVWGGRIVSDSTLDSRVNAARNAIGDNGKEQRLIRTIPRKGLRFVGDVNGSCDAQATSSTEAEQPRAGLVLPDRPAIAVLPFDNMSGDREQEYFSDGISEDIITALSKLRWFFVIARNSSFTYKGKPVHMRQVAAELGVRYVLEGSVRRSGDRVRITAQLNDTTTGSHIWAEHYDRDLTDVFAVQDEITDAIVAAIEPQIYAAENFRSRRKPPNSVDAWDLVMRALSHHWRVTRPDGLAAQALLERAIAIDPNYGQALALFATNHMFGVHLGWTDLAAAAPVAEQAALAAIAADSEDAWAHTALGSVYFSTRRLDHSLAEFELALQLNPNFSLAQGYYALALSYTGRWMEAYAATQRAIRQSPRDPSSAIYYGVAAYAQFVGRNYQEAIALAREATRQRGDLTGAYRVLTVAAGMNGQIELARTALQELRRIQPNISLAWIATQLPWKLDADREHYLEGFRRAGLE, from the coding sequence GTGAGATTCAACTTCGATAATCACATCCTGGACACCGATCGTCGCGAGCTGCGCCGCGGCAGCGAACTGGTGGCGATGCAGCCGCAAGTATTCGACTTGCTCGTTCACCTATTGAAGCACCGTGATCGCGTCGTCACCCGGGACGATCTCATTGCGCTGGTGTGGGGCGGACGGATCGTCTCGGACTCGACGCTGGACAGCCGGGTTAACGCCGCCCGAAACGCGATCGGCGACAACGGCAAGGAACAGAGACTCATCCGCACCATTCCGCGCAAGGGGCTTCGCTTCGTCGGCGACGTGAATGGGTCGTGCGACGCGCAGGCCACATCGTCAACTGAAGCAGAACAGCCGCGTGCGGGGCTCGTGCTGCCCGACCGGCCGGCGATAGCCGTACTGCCGTTCGACAATATGAGCGGCGACCGGGAGCAGGAGTATTTCTCCGACGGGATCAGCGAAGACATCATCACCGCTCTGTCGAAACTGCGCTGGTTTTTCGTGATAGCCCGCAACTCGTCGTTCACCTACAAGGGCAAGCCAGTCCACATGAGGCAGGTCGCGGCCGAGCTCGGCGTGCGCTACGTGCTGGAAGGCAGCGTGAGGAGAAGCGGCGATCGCGTGCGCATCACCGCGCAACTCAACGACACTACAACCGGCAGCCACATCTGGGCGGAGCATTACGACCGGGACCTGACCGACGTATTCGCCGTGCAGGACGAGATCACCGACGCCATCGTCGCCGCGATCGAGCCCCAGATTTATGCTGCAGAGAATTTTCGCAGCCGGCGCAAGCCACCCAATAGCGTGGACGCGTGGGACCTGGTGATGCGAGCATTGTCGCATCACTGGCGGGTGACGCGTCCCGACGGCCTCGCCGCGCAGGCCCTGCTGGAACGCGCCATTGCGATCGATCCGAACTACGGCCAGGCATTGGCCCTGTTCGCCACCAACCACATGTTCGGTGTGCATCTGGGCTGGACGGATCTTGCAGCCGCAGCACCCGTCGCCGAGCAAGCAGCATTGGCGGCGATTGCCGCCGACAGCGAGGATGCCTGGGCCCATACGGCCCTCGGTAGCGTGTATTTCTCCACGCGCCGGCTCGACCATTCGTTGGCCGAGTTCGAACTGGCGCTCCAGCTCAATCCGAATTTCTCCCTGGCGCAGGGCTATTATGCGCTGGCACTATCCTATACCGGGCGATGGATGGAGGCTTATGCGGCGACGCAACGCGCGATCCGGCAGAGCCCTCGCGACCCCTCTTCTGCGATCTATTACGGCGTTGCCGCCTACGCCCAGTTCGTCGGAAGGAACTATCAGGAAGCGATTGCTCTGGCGCGTGAAGCGACCCGTCAGCGCGGCGACCTCACCGGCGCCTATCGCGTGCTGACGGTCGCGGCCGGCATGAACGGCCAGATCGAACTCGCCCGGACCGCGCTTCAGGAACTGCGCCGGATCCAACCCAATATTTCGCTTGCCTGGATCGCGACGCAGCTACCCTGGAAGCTCGACGCCGATCGCGAGCACTACCTCGAAGGCTTTCGCCGCGCCGGGTTGGAATGA
- a CDS encoding GFA family protein: protein MKHTGSCFCGAVEVQVTGAPEGMGYCHCRSCRSWSGGPVNAFSLWKPEAVRITAGAQHVATFEKTPMSQRQYCAECGGHLMTNHPTIGLVDVFAATLPTLPFTPGVHVNYAETVLPMRDGLPKLKDFPAELGGSGEVISE from the coding sequence ATGAAGCATACTGGAAGCTGCTTTTGCGGTGCGGTCGAGGTCCAGGTCACGGGCGCACCGGAAGGAATGGGTTATTGCCATTGCCGTTCCTGCCGCTCATGGTCCGGCGGACCGGTGAACGCGTTCAGCCTGTGGAAGCCGGAAGCGGTACGGATCACGGCGGGGGCGCAACACGTTGCGACGTTCGAGAAGACGCCGATGAGCCAGCGCCAGTATTGTGCAGAGTGCGGCGGTCACCTGATGACCAATCATCCGACGATCGGGCTGGTCGATGTCTTCGCCGCAACTCTTCCGACGTTGCCGTTCACGCCGGGGGTGCACGTCAACTACGCCGAGACCGTGCTGCCGATGCGGGATGGACTGCCCAAACTGAAGGACTTTCCCGCCGAGCTTGGCGGCTCCGGTGAAGTGATCTCCGAGTAG